A genomic region of Mesobacillus jeotgali contains the following coding sequences:
- a CDS encoding N-acetylmuramoyl-L-alanine amidase, with translation MLDAGHGYNTPGKRSPDGMREYEFNRAVANFARQLLANYKNVTVYFSHSDQRDVSLKARTDKANSLNVDIFVSIHANAFGGGSWSNVGGIETFVYPTRPPVAYQLAQKIQRHLVISTGLENRGVKTADFHVLRETKMDAVLVECGFMTNRNEIKLLRSETYRRTIAEGIVKALAEQFKLQRKANAAPAPASPPAKKDGLYKVQAGAFDNEQNAKELAERLRKAGFDVYIDKE, from the coding sequence ATGCTAGATGCTGGGCATGGCTACAACACCCCGGGTAAGCGAAGTCCTGATGGTATGAGAGAATATGAGTTTAACAGGGCTGTGGCGAATTTTGCCAGACAGCTGCTGGCAAACTATAAGAATGTCACAGTGTATTTTTCTCATTCCGATCAGCGAGATGTGTCATTGAAGGCCAGGACAGATAAGGCAAACAGCCTGAATGTGGATATATTTGTTTCGATTCATGCCAATGCCTTTGGTGGAGGTAGCTGGAGCAATGTCGGCGGTATTGAAACATTTGTCTATCCAACAAGGCCGCCTGTGGCTTATCAGTTAGCCCAAAAGATTCAGCGCCATCTTGTCATCTCAACGGGTCTCGAAAACCGCGGTGTCAAAACAGCCGATTTCCATGTCCTAAGGGAAACGAAAATGGATGCAGTACTAGTGGAATGCGGATTCATGACTAACCGCAATGAAATCAAGCTGCTTCGTTCTGAAACATATCGCAGAACGATTGCAGAAGGCATTGTTAAAGCATTAGCAGAGCAGTTCAAACTGCAGAGGAAGGCAAATGCCGCTCCTGCACCTGCTTCGCCACCAGCCAAGAAAGACGGATTATATAAGGTCCAGGCAGGAGCATTCGATAATGAACAAAACGCTAAAGAGCTTGCCGAACGTTTAAGGAAAGCCGGCTTTGATGTCTATATTGATAAAGAATAA
- a CDS encoding phage holin family protein, producing the protein MRWLLGIVINAVLFMALAGYFENEIYLSGFGAALGASFILSILNVLVKPILILLTLPVTVLSLGLFLFVINAITLMLTDSLMGSSFEISSFGMALLTAIIMSVANLIIQNTFLRESKD; encoded by the coding sequence ATGAGATGGTTGTTAGGAATTGTCATTAACGCAGTCCTCTTCATGGCTCTTGCTGGTTACTTCGAGAATGAGATTTATCTATCTGGTTTCGGGGCCGCTTTAGGAGCCAGTTTCATTCTCTCGATATTGAATGTTCTCGTTAAACCGATCTTGATTCTGCTGACGCTCCCTGTAACAGTGCTCAGCCTGGGATTATTCTTGTTTGTCATCAATGCAATCACACTGATGCTGACGGATAGTTTGATGGGGAGTTCATTTGAGATATCCAGTTTTGGCATGGCGCTGCTTACTGCGATCATCATGTCAGTCGCAAACTTGATCATCCAGAACACGTTCTTACGAGAGTCAAAAGACTAG
- a CDS encoding PspC domain-containing protein, translated as MKLTRSRKNRMLAGVLGGMAESFGMSAALLRILFVILTFSTAFFPMAMIYLVLVFVLPNREGY; from the coding sequence ATGAAATTAACCCGATCGCGTAAAAATCGAATGCTGGCAGGAGTGCTCGGAGGGATGGCCGAGTCCTTTGGGATGAGTGCGGCGCTGTTACGCATATTGTTTGTAATCTTGACGTTCAGCACTGCATTCTTTCCAATGGCTATGATCTATCTTGTGCTTGTGTTTGTGCTGCCAAACAGGGAAGGGTATTAA
- a CDS encoding DUF4097 family beta strand repeat-containing protein codes for MKEERKRILKLVEEGKMTVDEALFLIEQLEHGTTPQQENSTYLSTDVKFEEAKKEEFKKEDFNTYKFNSMKDKVLDFVDSAFKKIKDFDLDLNFGQSVDISHIFQQGDAYLNQVDIDMANGSVKIVPWEQKDVRIECSAKVYRVENQDEARRKFLEDAIFTIENQKLRFSVQQKWMKVDAVIHIPKEEYENVRIRLFNGSIEGENLTVKDCRAKTANGKVLLGNLECGKLETETANGQISISRSAIKDLEAETINGAIKADGSFDNVDLQSFNGNVTCTVNNNDCESVEVKATTGSIEVFLPEKTPASGELKSNLGGFTIELDGIQVVEEKSDMVQKNLRFKPADSGQKAVRLHADTKTGSITVKKIIQ; via the coding sequence ATGAAGGAAGAACGGAAACGGATTCTCAAACTTGTTGAAGAAGGTAAAATGACGGTTGATGAGGCTTTATTTTTAATCGAGCAGCTGGAGCATGGAACAACGCCGCAGCAGGAAAACTCTACGTATCTGTCAACGGATGTAAAGTTTGAAGAAGCGAAGAAAGAAGAGTTCAAAAAGGAAGACTTCAATACTTACAAATTTAACTCTATGAAAGACAAGGTGCTGGATTTTGTCGATTCAGCATTCAAGAAAATAAAGGATTTCGATTTGGATCTTAATTTTGGCCAGTCCGTGGATATTTCTCACATTTTCCAGCAGGGTGATGCTTATCTGAACCAGGTCGATATTGATATGGCGAATGGTTCGGTGAAAATCGTGCCATGGGAACAAAAGGATGTGCGTATCGAGTGCAGCGCGAAAGTGTATCGTGTCGAAAACCAGGATGAAGCGCGGAGGAAGTTTCTAGAAGACGCCATTTTCACAATCGAAAATCAGAAACTCCGTTTTTCAGTCCAGCAGAAGTGGATGAAGGTTGATGCGGTCATCCATATTCCGAAAGAAGAATATGAAAATGTTCGAATACGTTTGTTTAATGGATCCATTGAAGGTGAAAACTTAACAGTGAAGGATTGCCGGGCAAAGACAGCAAACGGGAAGGTTTTGCTTGGAAATCTTGAGTGTGGCAAGCTGGAAACTGAAACAGCGAATGGACAAATCAGCATCTCCAGAAGCGCAATCAAGGACCTTGAGGCTGAAACGATCAATGGAGCAATCAAGGCAGATGGCTCTTTTGACAATGTCGACCTACAGTCTTTCAATGGAAACGTTACTTGCACAGTGAATAATAATGATTGCGAAAGTGTGGAAGTGAAGGCGACTACTGGAAGCATCGAAGTTTTCCTGCCAGAGAAAACACCAGCCAGCGGTGAACTGAAATCGAACCTTGGCGGCTTTACGATTGAACTCGACGGCATACAGGTTGTTGAGGAGAAAAGCGATATGGTCCAAAAAAACCTTCGCTTCAAGCCGGCTGATTCAGGCCAAAAAGCTGTCAGGCTCCATGCAGATACAAAAACCGGTTCAATCACCGTCAAAAAAATAATCCAATAG
- a CDS encoding DUF4870 domain-containing protein gives MDTKRILSALCYFSIMFAGILFPLVAYFASEDEDVKVHAKKALLSHLIPLIPLPLILIAVLIDMSGGTGDFPVLMFSSAILMVILSFIVLIWNLVKGIKVLNIK, from the coding sequence ATGGATACGAAAAGGATTCTGTCTGCTTTGTGCTATTTTAGTATTATGTTTGCCGGGATTTTGTTTCCTCTTGTTGCGTATTTTGCATCAGAGGATGAGGATGTAAAGGTTCATGCGAAGAAGGCGCTGCTGTCGCATCTTATACCGCTGATTCCACTGCCGCTTATTTTAATTGCAGTATTAATCGATATGAGCGGAGGAACGGGGGACTTTCCAGTGCTTATGTTTAGCAGCGCTATATTGATGGTTATATTGAGTTTCATCGTATTAATTTGGAATCTGGTTAAAGGGATAAAAGTACTTAATATAAAATGA
- the uvrA gene encoding excinuclease ABC subunit UvrA, with protein MAMDKLIVKGARAHNLKNIDVTIPRDKLVVLTGLSGSGKSSLAFDTIYAEGQRRYVESLSAYARQFLGQMDKPDVDSIEGLSPAISIDQKTTSRNPRSTVGTVTEIYDYLRLLFARVGRPTCPVHNIEISSQTIEQMVDRVLEYPERTKLQILAPLVSGRKGTHAKVLEDVKKQGYVRVRIDGDMHDLGDEIELEKNKKHSIEVVIDRIVVKEGIAARLADSLEAALKLGEGNVLIDVIGEEELMFSENHACPICGFSIGELEPRMFSFNSPFGACPECDGLGAKLEVDVDLVVPNKELSLKQHAIAPWEPTSSQYYPQLLEAVCNHYGIDMDVPVKDLPDHEMDKILYGSEKDRIYFRYENDWGQVRENYIVFEGVLKNIERRYKETGSDYIREQMEKYMGEHACPTCKGYRLKRETLAVLVDGRHIGEVTELSVEDAHRFFQSLELTEKEMKIANMIFREITERLGFLINVGLDYLTMSRAAGTLSGGEAQRIRLATQIGSRLTGVLYILDEPSIGLHQRDNDRLIDTLKNMRDIGNTLIVVEHDEDTMLAADHLIDIGPGAGVHGGEIISQGTPAEVMEDGNSLTGQYLSGKKFIPLPIERRKPDGRYIEIKGAKENNLKNVNVKFPLGTFMAVTGVSGSGKSTLINEILHKSLAMKIHRAKSKPGEFKEIKGVDHLDKVIDIDQSPIGRTPRSNPATYTGVFDDIRDVFASTNEAKVRGYKKGRFSFNVKGGRCEACRGDGIIKIEMHFLPDVYVPCEVCHGKRYNRETLEVKYKGKNISDILDMTVEAAVEFFANIPKIARKLQTIYDVGLGYITLGQPATTLSGGEAQRVKLASELHRRSTGRSLYILDEPTTGLHVDDIARLLTVLQRLVENGDTVLVIEHNLDVIKAADYIVDLGPEGGDRGGTIVATGTPEKIAEVEDSYTGRYLKPILERDRQRMKEQVEEKEKSTSNV; from the coding sequence ATGGCTATGGATAAACTGATTGTCAAAGGCGCCAGGGCCCATAATTTGAAAAATATAGATGTCACCATTCCGAGAGACAAGCTTGTTGTGCTAACAGGGCTTTCCGGTTCAGGAAAGTCCTCGCTGGCGTTTGATACCATCTACGCTGAAGGGCAGCGACGCTACGTAGAATCATTGTCTGCCTATGCGCGCCAGTTCCTTGGCCAAATGGACAAGCCGGATGTCGATTCGATCGAGGGATTGTCCCCGGCCATTTCGATCGACCAGAAAACAACGAGTCGAAATCCCCGTTCAACAGTTGGAACGGTGACAGAAATTTATGATTATTTACGTCTGCTATTTGCCAGGGTAGGGCGTCCAACCTGTCCGGTTCACAATATAGAAATCTCCTCACAGACAATCGAGCAGATGGTCGACCGAGTACTCGAATATCCCGAAAGGACAAAGCTGCAGATCCTTGCTCCGCTTGTTTCCGGAAGGAAGGGGACGCATGCCAAAGTTCTTGAAGATGTGAAAAAACAAGGCTATGTCCGTGTCCGGATTGACGGTGATATGCATGACCTTGGAGACGAAATCGAGCTGGAGAAAAACAAAAAACATTCGATTGAAGTCGTCATCGACCGGATTGTCGTCAAGGAGGGGATTGCTGCACGCCTTGCGGATTCGCTGGAAGCCGCGCTCAAATTAGGTGAAGGCAATGTACTGATTGATGTAATCGGTGAAGAAGAATTGATGTTCAGTGAAAACCACGCCTGCCCGATTTGCGGTTTCTCGATCGGCGAGCTAGAGCCCCGGATGTTCTCATTCAACAGCCCGTTTGGCGCATGTCCTGAATGTGACGGTCTCGGTGCGAAGCTGGAGGTCGACGTTGATTTAGTCGTTCCGAACAAGGAGCTATCATTAAAACAGCATGCGATCGCTCCGTGGGAACCGACAAGCTCTCAGTACTATCCGCAGCTCCTAGAAGCGGTCTGCAATCATTATGGAATCGATATGGATGTCCCGGTAAAGGATCTTCCGGATCACGAGATGGACAAGATTCTTTACGGCTCAGAAAAAGACCGGATATATTTCCGCTATGAAAATGACTGGGGCCAGGTCCGTGAAAATTATATTGTTTTCGAGGGTGTCCTTAAAAATATCGAGCGCCGTTATAAGGAAACTGGTTCTGACTATATCCGCGAACAGATGGAAAAGTATATGGGCGAGCATGCCTGCCCAACTTGTAAAGGTTACAGGCTGAAGCGTGAAACGCTGGCTGTTCTTGTAGACGGCCGCCATATTGGTGAAGTAACGGAGTTATCGGTTGAGGATGCGCACCGATTTTTCCAGAGCCTTGAACTAACGGAAAAAGAAATGAAGATTGCTAATATGATTTTCCGTGAGATTACGGAACGCCTTGGCTTTCTGATCAATGTCGGATTGGATTACCTGACGATGAGCCGTGCGGCTGGAACGCTATCCGGTGGTGAAGCCCAGCGAATCAGGCTCGCAACCCAGATTGGCTCACGCCTCACTGGTGTCTTGTATATCCTTGATGAGCCATCAATCGGTCTGCATCAGCGCGATAATGACAGGCTGATCGATACGCTGAAAAACATGCGGGACATTGGCAATACACTGATTGTCGTTGAGCATGACGAAGATACAATGCTCGCGGCGGACCACCTGATTGATATCGGTCCTGGAGCGGGTGTCCATGGCGGTGAAATCATCTCCCAGGGAACCCCGGCAGAGGTAATGGAAGATGGGAATTCACTTACAGGCCAGTACCTGTCTGGTAAAAAGTTCATCCCGCTGCCGATCGAGCGACGCAAACCTGATGGTCGCTATATCGAAATCAAAGGGGCAAAGGAAAACAATCTTAAAAATGTCAATGTGAAGTTCCCGCTTGGAACCTTCATGGCCGTGACAGGTGTTTCCGGTTCAGGTAAAAGTACACTGATCAATGAAATCCTGCACAAATCGCTCGCGATGAAAATTCACCGTGCGAAGAGCAAGCCAGGTGAATTCAAGGAAATCAAAGGCGTCGATCATCTTGATAAGGTCATCGATATTGACCAGTCACCAATCGGCCGTACACCAAGATCGAACCCTGCTACCTACACTGGCGTGTTTGATGATATCCGCGATGTGTTCGCATCAACCAACGAAGCTAAGGTCCGCGGCTATAAAAAGGGACGCTTCAGCTTTAATGTTAAAGGCGGACGCTGTGAAGCATGCCGCGGGGATGGAATCATCAAGATCGAGATGCACTTCCTTCCTGATGTGTACGTCCCATGTGAAGTCTGCCACGGCAAACGCTACAACCGCGAAACACTGGAGGTTAAGTATAAAGGCAAAAACATTTCCGATATCCTAGATATGACAGTTGAGGCAGCGGTTGAATTCTTCGCTAACATCCCGAAGATTGCCCGCAAGCTGCAGACGATATATGACGTCGGACTTGGCTATATCACACTTGGCCAGCCAGCGACGACCCTTTCAGGAGGAGAAGCGCAGCGCGTCAAGCTAGCGTCCGAGCTTCATCGCCGTTCCACCGGCCGCTCACTGTATATTTTGGACGAGCCAACGACTGGCTTGCATGTTGATGACATTGCCCGCTTGCTGACAGTCCTGCAGCGCCTCGTTGAAAATGGCGACACCGTACTTGTCATTGAGCATAATCTCGATGTCATCAAAGCTGCCGACTACATCGTCGACCTCGGACCTGAAGGCGGTGACCGCGGCGGTACAATCGTTGCCACCGGAACGCCGGAAAAAATTGCCGAGGTTGAGGACTCCTATACAGGCAGGTACCTAAAGCCTATTTTGGAACGCGACAGACAGCGAATGAAAGAACAAGTAGAGGAAAAAGAAAAAAGCACAAGTAATGTATAG
- the uvrB gene encoding excinuclease ABC subunit UvrB — MKDQFELVSKYSPQGDQPAAIKELVKGIRDNKKHQTLLGATGTGKTFTISNVIKEVNKPTLVIAHNKTLAGQLYSEFKEFFPNNAVEYFVSYYDYYQPEAYVPQTDTFIEKDASINDEIDKLRHSATSSLFERKDVIIIASVSCIYGLGNPDEYRDMVVSLRTGMEIERNKLLHKLVDVQYERNDIDFKRGTFRVRGDVVEIFPASRDEHCMRIEFFGDEIDRIREVDALTGEIIGERDHVAIFPASHFVTREEKMKIAIENIEKELEERLEVMRAEEKLLEAQRLEQRTRYDLEMMREMGFCSGIENYSRHLTLRPAGATPYTLLDYFPDDFMIVVDESHVTLPQIRGMFNGDQARKQVLVDHGFRLPSAMDNRPLTFAEFEKHVKQAVFVSATPGPYELEHTPEMVQQIIRPTGLLDPTIDVRPIEGQIDDLIGEIQERTKRNERVLVTTLTKKMSEDLTDYLKEIGIKVQYLHSEVKTLERIEIIRELRLGKYDVLIGINLLREGLDIPEVSLVTILDADKEGFLRSERSLIQTIGRAARNASGHVIMYADRMTDSMEKAISETKRRREIQIEYNEKHGITPQTIQKDIRDVIRATIAAEEQEGYSPAEGLKKLTKKDREQVILNMEKEMKEAAKALNFERAAELRDLILELKAEG; from the coding sequence GTGAAGGACCAATTTGAATTAGTCTCGAAGTATTCTCCGCAGGGAGACCAGCCTGCGGCAATCAAAGAGCTGGTAAAAGGAATCCGCGATAACAAGAAGCATCAGACGCTTCTTGGCGCGACAGGAACAGGGAAGACGTTCACGATTTCAAATGTGATCAAGGAAGTGAACAAGCCAACGCTTGTCATCGCCCACAATAAAACGCTTGCCGGCCAGCTCTACAGCGAGTTCAAGGAATTTTTCCCGAATAACGCGGTTGAGTATTTCGTCAGTTACTATGATTATTATCAGCCAGAGGCTTATGTGCCGCAGACGGATACTTTCATTGAGAAGGACGCGAGCATCAATGATGAGATTGATAAGCTGCGCCACTCGGCAACTTCATCGCTATTTGAGCGCAAGGATGTCATCATCATTGCCAGTGTTTCCTGCATCTACGGCCTCGGTAATCCGGATGAATACCGCGACATGGTCGTATCACTCCGGACCGGCATGGAAATTGAGCGCAATAAGCTCCTCCACAAGCTGGTAGACGTCCAGTATGAACGAAATGATATCGATTTCAAACGCGGGACGTTCCGTGTCCGTGGCGATGTCGTCGAGATTTTCCCGGCCTCACGTGATGAACACTGCATGAGGATCGAGTTTTTTGGCGACGAGATTGACCGGATTCGCGAGGTTGATGCGCTAACTGGTGAGATTATCGGCGAACGTGACCATGTCGCGATTTTCCCGGCATCCCACTTCGTAACCCGCGAGGAAAAGATGAAGATTGCGATCGAGAACATCGAAAAAGAGCTGGAGGAGCGACTGGAAGTAATGCGCGCCGAAGAAAAGCTTCTTGAGGCACAAAGGCTCGAACAGCGCACAAGGTATGACCTTGAGATGATGCGTGAGATGGGTTTCTGTTCCGGCATTGAAAACTATTCGCGCCATCTGACCTTGAGGCCTGCTGGTGCGACTCCATATACATTGCTTGATTACTTCCCGGACGACTTTATGATCGTTGTCGATGAGTCGCATGTTACATTGCCGCAAATAAGGGGAATGTTTAATGGTGACCAGGCCCGTAAACAGGTGCTGGTTGACCATGGTTTCCGCCTGCCGTCAGCAATGGATAACCGTCCGCTGACTTTTGCTGAATTTGAGAAACATGTCAAACAGGCCGTTTTTGTTTCGGCGACTCCAGGTCCATATGAGCTGGAGCATACTCCAGAAATGGTACAGCAGATCATCCGCCCGACAGGCTTGCTTGACCCGACCATTGATGTGAGGCCAATCGAAGGCCAGATTGATGATTTGATTGGCGAAATCCAGGAGCGGACGAAGCGGAATGAGCGTGTGCTTGTAACGACACTGACGAAAAAGATGTCTGAGGATCTGACTGATTATCTGAAGGAAATCGGTATCAAAGTCCAATACCTGCATTCAGAGGTCAAAACGCTTGAACGGATTGAAATTATCCGTGAGCTGCGGCTAGGTAAATATGATGTCCTCATCGGGATCAACCTCTTGAGGGAAGGTTTGGACATCCCAGAAGTTTCACTGGTGACGATTCTTGATGCTGATAAGGAAGGCTTCCTTCGTTCAGAAAGATCACTCATCCAGACGATTGGTCGCGCGGCGAGAAATGCGAGCGGACATGTCATTATGTATGCAGACAGGATGACCGATTCGATGGAAAAAGCGATCAGTGAAACGAAGCGCCGCCGTGAAATCCAGATAGAATATAACGAAAAGCATGGCATCACGCCGCAAACGATCCAGAAGGATATCCGTGACGTGATCCGCGCGACGATTGCTGCCGAGGAGCAGGAAGGCTACAGCCCGGCAGAAGGTTTGAAGAAGCTGACAAAGAAAGATCGCGAACAAGTGATTTTAAATATGGAAAAAGAAATGAAGGAAGCGGCAAAGGCTCTCAATTTCGAACGGGCAGCCGAGCTGCGTGACCTCATTCTTGAGTTAAAAGCGGAAGGATGA
- a CDS encoding CsbA family protein, whose translation MVLKYLSALFLPGFMVVFFTRVAYNHILALVLTVALIAASVYKGYTDSFLLIVVDAFSLTVGFYLANRMMKRNKKQS comes from the coding sequence TTGGTGCTGAAATATTTGTCCGCACTGTTCCTGCCTGGTTTCATGGTTGTGTTTTTCACAAGGGTTGCCTATAACCACATCCTTGCGCTCGTATTGACGGTCGCATTGATTGCGGCTTCTGTTTATAAAGGATATACTGATTCCTTCCTGCTGATTGTCGTCGATGCCTTTTCATTGACCGTGGGCTTCTATCTGGCCAACCGGATGATGAAGCGCAACAAGAAGCAGTCATAA
- a CDS encoding EAL and HDOD domain-containing protein: MDIYVARQPIFDINEKTVAYELLYRNSSVNNYQHTDGDQATTDVIVNSFLNIGIKELSNGKPCFINFTEKLLKLGVPSYFNPLSIVVEILETVELNEEILAICKELKAHGYTIALDDFFVSQWNDLTVRILDYVDIIKIDFRTTSRSDRQEMIRFIKDRNIQFLAEKVETIEEYIEAKEDGFVYFQGFYFSKPVILNSYDIPSYYHSYFHILKEIESPDPDIEKIKDVIEKDISLSYKLLRLINNPVFRPRNEVSSIKQAIILLGLNEIKKWIYVLAIRGADKGSGGTKEREIIELSLKRGKLGELIGRKVGREVLASKYFLLGMFSLMDSLLHHPMEELLEDLPLSNELKDALSGEKNDEYVMLQFLKDIEHAFHEDVELAFNPTNMPIEELFRLYGEASDWATKVLNEVNI, encoded by the coding sequence ATGGATATTTATGTTGCCAGGCAGCCTATATTTGATATAAATGAAAAGACAGTTGCTTATGAATTGTTATACAGGAACAGCTCGGTCAATAATTATCAGCACACTGATGGGGACCAGGCTACAACAGATGTGATCGTAAATAGTTTCTTGAATATTGGAATCAAAGAATTATCGAATGGCAAGCCTTGTTTTATTAATTTTACCGAAAAACTCCTAAAGCTTGGTGTGCCGTCTTACTTTAATCCTTTATCGATTGTCGTTGAAATCCTTGAGACAGTTGAACTGAATGAAGAAATTCTTGCGATTTGCAAAGAGCTGAAGGCACATGGATATACAATAGCGCTTGATGATTTCTTTGTTTCGCAGTGGAACGATTTGACTGTTCGAATTTTAGATTATGTAGATATTATCAAGATTGATTTCCGGACGACGAGCCGAAGTGACAGGCAGGAAATGATTCGTTTTATTAAGGATCGGAACATCCAGTTTCTTGCTGAAAAAGTCGAAACGATTGAAGAGTACATAGAGGCAAAAGAAGACGGATTCGTTTATTTCCAGGGGTTTTATTTCAGCAAGCCAGTCATCTTGAACAGTTATGATATCCCATCCTACTATCATTCGTATTTTCATATTTTAAAAGAAATAGAGAGTCCTGATCCCGATATCGAAAAGATTAAAGATGTTATTGAAAAGGATATTTCCCTTTCATATAAGCTTCTGAGGCTGATCAATAACCCGGTTTTCAGGCCAAGGAATGAGGTTTCCTCGATAAAGCAAGCCATCATTCTATTAGGGCTCAATGAAATCAAAAAGTGGATTTATGTTTTGGCGATCAGGGGAGCAGACAAAGGTTCGGGCGGTACCAAGGAAAGGGAAATCATCGAGCTGTCGCTAAAGCGCGGGAAACTAGGCGAGTTGATCGGCAGGAAGGTCGGCAGAGAAGTGCTGGCGTCAAAATACTTCCTGCTCGGGATGTTCTCATTGATGGATTCCTTGTTGCACCATCCGATGGAGGAGCTGCTCGAAGACCTGCCATTAAGCAATGAGCTGAAAGATGCCTTATCAGGTGAAAAGAACGACGAATACGTCATGCTCCAATTTTTAAAAGACATCGAACACGCCTTTCACGAAGATGTGGAGCTGGCCTTCAATCCAACCAATATGCCGATTGAAGAGCTTTTTAGGCTCTATGGCGAGGCGAGTGACTGGGCTACCAAGGTTTTAAATGAAGTGAATATATAA
- a CDS encoding helix-turn-helix domain-containing protein, which translates to MKYAPEDLQMIKDQLGSQSLSTIAKRLNRSITALEVKITRLGLSHTKSSTGMLTAGELAKILMIDRNTVMQWIHNHGLDYHQRITRSKKKFTFISTDEFWLWAEKNRHKIDFSKLEPDALPPEPYWVAEERKIPRQVTSYKAWTKHEEKLVLEWHCCGKTLAEISDMLGRTKESIRKKIKRLTE; encoded by the coding sequence ATGAAGTACGCGCCTGAAGATTTACAGATGATCAAAGACCAGCTTGGCAGCCAATCATTATCTACTATTGCCAAAAGGTTGAATCGCAGTATCACGGCCCTTGAAGTGAAGATTACGAGATTGGGGCTATCTCACACTAAATCCTCCACAGGAATGCTGACCGCCGGAGAACTGGCAAAAATCCTCATGATTGACCGTAATACCGTCATGCAATGGATCCATAACCATGGTCTGGATTACCATCAGCGGATTACCAGAAGCAAAAAGAAATTCACGTTTATCAGCACCGATGAATTCTGGTTATGGGCAGAAAAAAACCGCCATAAAATTGACTTCTCCAAGCTCGAACCTGACGCACTTCCGCCTGAACCTTATTGGGTAGCAGAAGAACGTAAAATTCCACGGCAAGTCACGAGTTACAAAGCATGGACCAAGCACGAAGAAAAGCTGGTCCTTGAATGGCACTGCTGCGGAAAAACGCTGGCAGAGATTTCTGATATGCTCGGGCGGACAAAAGAATCCATCCGTAAAAAAATCAAACGCCTCACTGAATAA
- a CDS encoding HAD family hydrolase yields MLKIEAVFFDLDGTLLDRSASVVKFIEDQYDRFWPALSLIDKQQYKSRFIELDSRGYVWKDKVYSQLLKEFSITDLKWEDLLEDYMTNFKHSCIGFPHLHEVLGNLRQMGVKVGLVSNGKTSFQMDNVKALGIEEYFDSILISEAVGYRKPDPRIFQLALDELGVWATNSIFVGDHPENDVAAARNVGMVGVWKRDDYWEEAEADFIIEDLKSLVSIILEGAAFNERL; encoded by the coding sequence ATGCTTAAAATAGAAGCTGTATTTTTTGATCTTGATGGTACTTTGCTGGACAGGAGTGCTTCTGTCGTGAAATTTATCGAAGACCAGTATGACCGCTTTTGGCCTGCATTGAGTTTGATAGACAAACAGCAATATAAAAGCAGATTCATAGAATTGGACTCAAGGGGTTATGTCTGGAAGGACAAAGTATACAGTCAGCTTTTAAAAGAATTCAGCATCACGGACTTAAAATGGGAAGATCTTCTGGAGGATTACATGACGAATTTCAAGCATTCATGCATCGGTTTCCCACATTTGCACGAGGTCCTTGGAAATCTCCGACAGATGGGAGTTAAAGTAGGGTTAGTCTCGAATGGCAAAACTTCTTTCCAGATGGACAATGTAAAAGCATTGGGAATTGAAGAATACTTTGATTCAATCCTGATCTCAGAAGCAGTTGGTTATAGAAAGCCTGACCCGCGGATTTTCCAGCTGGCACTTGACGAACTTGGAGTTTGGGCAACAAACAGTATATTTGTGGGTGACCACCCTGAAAATGATGTGGCAGCAGCCCGGAACGTTGGAATGGTTGGAGTCTGGAAACGGGATGACTATTGGGAGGAGGCTGAGGCTGATTTTATTATAGAAGATTTAAAGAGTCTGGTAAGCATCATCCTGGAAGGAGCTGCATTTAATGAAAGACTTTAA